A single region of the Phyllostomus discolor isolate MPI-MPIP mPhyDis1 chromosome 14, mPhyDis1.pri.v3, whole genome shotgun sequence genome encodes:
- the DEDD gene encoding death effector domain-containing protein, translated as MAGPKRRASQAWPEERGEQEHGLYSLHRMFDIVGTHLTHRDVRVLSFLFVDVIDDHERGLIRNGRDFLLALERQGRCDESNFRQVLQLLRIITRHDLLPYVTLKRRRAVCPDLVDKYLEETSIRYVTPRALSDPEPRPPQSPKTVPPHYPVVCCPTSGPQMCSKRPARGRATLGSQRKRRKSVTPDPKEKQTCDIRLRVRAEYCQHETALQGNVFSNKQDPLERQFERFNQANTILKSRDLGSIICDIKFSELTYLDAFWRDYINGSLLEALKGVFITDSLKQAVGHEAIKLLVNVDEEDYELGRQKLLRNLMLQALP; from the exons ATGGCGGGCCCGAAGCGCCGGGCGAGCCAGGCGTGGCCGGAAGAGCGGGGCGAGCAGGAGCACGGGCTGTACAGCCTGCACCGCATGTTCGACATCGTGGGCACCCACCTGACGCACCGAGACGTGCGCGTTCTGTCCTTCCTCTTCGTGGACGTCATCGACGACCACGAGCGGGGCCTCATCCGAAACGGGCGTGACTTCCTACTGGCGCTGGAGCGCCAGGGCCGCTGCGACGAGAGCAACTTCCGCCAGGTGCTGCAGCTGCTGCGCATCATCACTCGCCACGACCTGCTGCCCTACGTCACCCTCAAGAGGCGGCGGGCCG tCTGCCCCGACCTTGTAGACAAGTATCTGGAGGAGACATCGATTCGCTATGTGACCCCCAGAGCCCTCAGCGATCCAGAGCCAAGGCCTCCCCAATCCCCTAAAACAG tgCCTCCCCACTACCCTGTGGTGTGCTGCCCCACTTCGGGCCCTCAGATGTGTAGCAAGAGGCCAGCTCGAGGGAGAGCCACACTTGGGAGCCAGCGGAAACGCCGGAAGTCAGTGACCCCGGACCCCAAGGAGAAGCAGACATGTG ACATCAGGCTGCGGGTCCGGGCCGAGTACTGCCAGCACGAGACCGCTCTGCAGGGCAACGTCTTCTCCAACAAGCAGGACCCGCTCGAGCGCCAGTTCGAGCGCTTCAACCAGGCCAACACCATCCTCAAGTCCCGGGACCTGGGCTCCATCATCTGTGACATCAAGTTCTCCGAGCTCACCTACCTCGACGCCTTCTGGCGCGACTACATCAACGGCTCGTTGCTGGAGGCGCTGAAGGGCGTCTTCATCACAGACTCCCTCAAGCAGGCGGTGGGCCACGAAGCCATCAAGCTGCTGGTGAACGTGGACGAGGAGGACTACGAGCTGGGCCGACAGAAACTCCTGAGGAACTTGATGCTGCAGGCCTTGCCCTGA